TTAGACTGACTAGGTAGGTGTTCCTTTTGTTCTTCCAAACGTAATTTATACCTGCGGTCAAAAGTCGCTTGTGCCTCCATCAATTGATTCAGATAAACGGTTAGATAGAGATTTGCTATAGCTTGTTGACAGTCATCACTCGACAAGGCCTTGAGCAGTTGGTTAATCTTGGCACTTTCTTTTTCATAGCTGTCTGTAACGCTCACCTTGTGCTGCTTGAGGACAGCCGATAAGGTTTCATAAGCTGCCTTGGTCGCTGGCTCCTTAACGCGAGAAAAGGCACGAATCAAATTGGAAAGGGTGAGCATTGCCGCATCTCGTTCCCTATCTGCTGACTCCAAGTCCTGCACTGCTTTACCAGTATTTTTGGTTAGTTGCACTAGTCGAAACCTCTCTAACAGGCTCGAAAAGTCCTCCAACTCCTTGGGATAAACAGCTTCTACCTTATGCTTACTGACAAAGGCTGAAACAGCATCTCTGCTCTCTATCATCAATTGAAGAAAGCTAGTGTTATCTAAAGCTCGAACCGCCAAATGTTTAATACCATACGTATAGATCATATATCTCTCCTTTATATTTTTATGGTTCACCTTTTCTATTCGTAATTCCAAATAAAAAATGCCAGACTG
Above is a window of Streptococcus sp. zg-86 DNA encoding:
- a CDS encoding DUF6261 family protein; the encoded protein is MIYTYGIKHLAVRALDNTSFLQLMIESRDAVSAFVSKHKVEAVYPKELEDFSSLLERFRLVQLTKNTGKAVQDLESADRERDAAMLTLSNLIRAFSRVKEPATKAAYETLSAVLKQHKVSVTDSYEKESAKINQLLKALSSDDCQQAIANLYLTVYLNQLMEAQATFDRRYKLRLEEQKEHLPSQSKALRAQLFDIYHFFVDFTAVMASAYPERTELTDLHHQLNIIRQRYKKRKTVKKEEGVRTKLEVL